The Vallitalea okinawensis region GGATTATACCCTTTTTCAACAAGAGCACTGTAAACGTCACTTATGATCTGAGAAACTTCGCGTTCTTCCTCATTTGCAACCTTAAAATACTGTGTATTGTATTTATCCATAACATCACTCTCCTAATAAATAATATCCATTTCCATCTTGTTTTATTGCCTTTAGAGTAATATTGATAATTTTATTTTTTATATCGTCCTCTTTGGACTGCAATTTTACTCGCATATAATTATCAGTATACCCCATATAAAGCCCTTCTTCTTCAACTTGTTCAATAAGTACATCTTTTGATGTACCTAGGAAACTTTGCAAATAGGCTTTTGACATTGATTTTCCAAGGAAAATCATTTTACTACTACGTTCCTCTTTTACATTACCATTAATTTGATCATTTCTAGCAGCGGCTTTAGTACCTTCTCGAGGTGAGTATTTAAAGACATGAATCTCACTAAACTCTACCCGTTGAACAAAATTATAAGATTCTAAAAAATCCTCTTCACTCTCACCAGGGAACCCTACTATAATATCCGTTGTCAATGCAATATTACCCAAGTGTTTTCTTAATATTTCTACCCCATTGTAATATTGTTCATTGGAATATTTCCTATTCATTTCTTCTAGCGTTTTATTACATCCACTCTGAAGAGAAAGATGATAATGAGGACATAACTTATCCAACGCTTTAATACCTTTAACAAATTCTTCAGTTATCATTGTAGGTTCAAGAGATCCTAATCGTATCCGTTCCAGACCATCGATATCATTTACTAATTTAATTATATCGAATAAGTTGATGTTTTTCAAATCTTTCCCATAACTCGCTAAGTGAATTCCTGTTAATACAACTTCCTTATAACCATTAGCGACCAATTGTTTAATTTCCTCTACAATGGCATCAGGCTGTCTGCTTCTAATTGGTCCACGAGTAAATGGTATAATGCAGTAGGAACAAAATTGATTACAACCGTCTTGAATCTTAATATATGAACGGGTTTTACCATAATTGTGATGTACCTTTAGTTCCTCGTAAGTCTTAACCCGTTTAATATCTTTTACATTTTTTATAAGTTCATTTTCCCTTTGGAAATCATTAATCATTTCTATAATCTGATTACGCTCGTCTGTACCAATGATTAAATTAACTCCTTCTAATCCAGCTACTTGATCTGGTTCATTCTGCACATAACATCCTACAACAATGACAAGTGCATTTTCATTCTTCTTTTTTGCTCTAGAAATAATTTGACGTGACTTTTTTGCAGCCACATTCGTTACGGTACAAGTATTTATAACATATATATCAGCTTTTTCATTAAATTCTTTTATCTCATACTCATGATCTATAAATAACTCTTTTAAAGCTTCTGTCTCATATTGGTTAACTTTACAGCCTAAAGTATGAAAAGCTACACTTTTCATTTTTTTATGCCACCTCTTATCAAGTTTTTATTCTTCAGTAAAGGATTCTCAATTATTATTTCTGATCTTTTATCATATGCCTAAAGTTTATACAAATTTTACTTTCTTTAAACTTTAGGTCTATAAATGATTTAGTAACAAAAAGTACATATAAGTCTATTATAGACGAACTCTTGTTTAAATACAATAAGCTCTAATTAATATTTATGCTGATTTATAATTTTTGTTAAACACCAAATTATTAAATTTCAATATTTTAGTAATTTTATTTATTGACATTAGCCAGCAATATGCTTAAACTATATTATAGCAGGAATACTAGCTTAGGAATTCTTATTGAATTGCCTCACGAAAGGAGAATGACAATGAAATCTGTGGAAATTACTTTAAACTCAATTGATAAAGTTAAATCCTTTGTAAACATTATCAGCAAATACGATACTGATTTCGATTTAGTTTCTGGAAGATATGTAATCGATGCTAAATCCATTATGGGTATTTTTAGCTTAGATTTAAGTAAACCAATTCGCTTAGATATTCATGATAACGAGGAAGCAGATGCTGTTATTAGAGATATCAAAGCATATGTTGTAGATTAATCGATCTAAGATTTAAGAAAATGGGCACATGACTTTTTAAGTCATGTGCTTTACTTATTTCACAACCTTGTTCTTATTCTAATGCTTCTTTTATAAGCGAATAACCTCGGTATCCTCAATAGCTTTTATAATCATTTCTTCCATGTTCTCAAGTTTACGTTCAGAGCGCTCAATGACATGTAATTTAGGTTTTGTTACTGGATGCTTGGCTACAAAAATGGTACAACAATCCTCATAAGGTAAGATCGATGTTTCATATGTTCCTATTTTTTCAGATATATCTACAATATCTTGTTTGTCAAAACCAATAAGTGGTCTAAATACAGGCAAATCCTTCACAGCTGCATTGGTACATGTTAAACTTTGGATCGTTTGACTTGCAACCTGACCAATGCTTTCGCCTGTAATCAGTCCAATTGCTCCACGCTTTTTGGCTATACGTTCAGCGATATCCATCATTATTCGTCTCATTATGATCGTTAATTGATCGTGAGGACATTTATCATAGATATCTAATTGAATGTCCGTAAATGGAACGATATGCAGCGTCATCCCCCCTGTATACTTAGCTACAATTTTTCCTAAGTCAATTACTTTTTGCTTAGCACGGTCAGTAGTATAAGGGTGACTATGATAATAAACTGCCTCTAATGAAACACCTCTTTTGGCAATCATCCATCCTGCTACAGGGCTATCGATACCGCCAGATAACATCAACATAGCTTTCCCATTAGATCCTACAGGCATACCACCTAGTCCTGGTATGATTTTAGAGAATAAATAGGTCTTATTACGAAGCTCTATCCTTAATCTAACTTCAGGCTGATGCACATCTACCTTTAAGTTGTTCATATTCTTTAAGAGATCTGCACCAACTTCCCTAGCAATCTCCATGGAATTCATAGGATATCTCTTATCAGCTCGTCTCACTTCAACCTTAAAAGTAACGTTCTTATCCCCATAATTTTCTTTCATATAGGTTAATGCTGCATCTTTAATGGCTTCAAAATCGTTTGTATCAAGTACTGTAACCGGACAAATACCAACGATTCCAAAGACCCGTCCTAATGTTTCTAGTACTACCTCTGTATCAACTTCATCTTTTGCTTCTACAAACAAGCGACCTTGTTCTTTTTTAACATCGAATTCACCAATATCCTTTAAAGCATAACGTATGCAATCAACTAATGCGTTTTCGAATTGGCCTCTATTTTTTCCTTTAATGGCTATCTCACCGTACTTAATTAAGAAAGCTTGATTCATTTAATTCTTCCTCCTATGTATATTGAACTACATTATATTTTTCACAAAGAAGTTCAATATATTTACCTTAGTATCTTTCTATTGCTCTATCTGTCCCTTATTTTCGAGTAAACATTCTAAGTCTTGGAATGAGTGCTTTTAAAGTGACAATAACTTTATCAGCTTCTTCCTTAGTATTAAATTTTGAAAAACTAAAACGAATAGTTTCATCAATCTCTTTTCTTCCTAAACCAATACCAGCTAAAGTAGGACTTTTTTCTTCAGGACGATTAGATGAACATGCTGAACCAGTTGAAACATAAATATTGTCACTCTCTAGAGAATGTAAAAGAACTTCTCCTCTAACATCATCAAAACGAATACTTAGTATGTGAGGCGCACCATCCTTAACTGAGGGGCCATTTAAATGAGCTCCTTCAATTTGATCTATCAATTGATCATAGAAATAAGTCTTAATAGCCTTCATGTGCTCCATATTTTCCTGAATCTGATTCATTGCTTCAACTGTAGCTTGCCCTAATCCAGCAATACCTGAAACATTCTCAGTACCCGAACGCATCCCCCTTTGATGTCCACCACCATGAAATAAGGATACTAAACGTACCTTTTTATCCATGTAGAGCGCACCAGCACCCTTGGGTCCGTGAAACTTATGACCACTTAAACTAAGTAAGTCAATCATAGATTTCTTTGGGTTAATCTTCAACTTGCCAAAGCTTTGAATGGCATCTACATGAAATAAAGTATTAGCATTTTTTTCCTTTATACATAATCCAATTTCATTTAGGTTCTGAATAGCTCCAATTTCATTATTTACATGCATGATAGTAACTAGCACTGTATCCTCTCTAATGGCGTCTCTTAACTCTTCTATATTAATCTGACCTGTCTCATTGATGCTTAAATAAGTGATTTCATAATCATAATTTTCTCTAAGATAAGTTATAGGACTAGCAACAGACTTATGCTCCATTTTTGTTGCAATAATGTGCTTACCACGACGCTTATAGGCTTCAGCTACCCCTTTAATGGCTAGATTATTGGATTCTGTTCCACCAGAGGTAAAATAGATAGTACTATGTTCGACACCTAAAGCTTTACTTATATTCTCTGCAGCTTCTTTTATATAGTCTTCCGCTTTCATGCCTTTATGATGTAACGAAGATGGATTTCCATAATCTTCAGTTAAAGTTCTCACCATAGCTTTAATGACACCATCCGAAGGTTTTGTTGTAGCACCGTTATCAAAATATATCTCTGACATTGTATCACCTCATACCACATTTTCTTTTCTAACTAGTACAAAAGTGGCTAACGCCACAATTAAACTGGAGATAGGAAAGTATGGTTCCTTACGAGCAAAACGCAATACTTTCCTATACCACAAGAAAAGGTAGGAAACTCCTACCTATCTATATAAATTACAATCAATCATCCCAATAACTATTACAGATTCTACATTTCATCAAAAGCGTACATGATGACAGATGTTAATGCTAGCCCAGCAGTCTCAGTACGTAAAATTCTTTTGCCCAAAGAGATAGAACGAAAACCTTGCTCTATAGCTTCTTTTACTTCGACCTCAGTCAGACCGCCTTCCGGCCCAATCAATATGCCAATATGTCGAACATCTCTATGTGCCTCTAGTACACTCTTCAAACTGTTTTTTTCATTCTCATAAGCCATTAAATTAAGCTGATTTGCTTGACTCAACTTAATAGCCTCTTGATAACTAACTGGTGATTTTATTACTGGAATAATACCACGGCGGCTTTGTTTAGCAGCAGCTTCACTTATTTTGTTCCACCGATCTACTTTCTTTTGTTCCTTCTTTTTATCTTTTAATTGAACGATGACACGCTCCATCATCACAGGGACAATCTCATGTACTCCTAGTTCCACAGCTTTTTGAATAATTAATTCCATCTTATCCTTTTTAGGCAATCCTTGATATAAGGTTACTTTTAACTGAGGTTCATTAACAGAATCTATGATCTGTCGAACTGCAATTTTAATGGATGTATTACTGATTATGTCTATTGTACCTTCATAATCTTTTCCAGTACCATCGCATAATGTTAAATCGTCTCCTACAGATATTCGTAGAACATTTTTTATATGATTAACATCATCACCGATAATTTCAATACTCCCCTGACTTACTTGATCAGGATTTATGAAAAAACGCGCCATAATATCACACTTTCTTTGTATAGACTAAAGCAGCCCATTCACCCTTTGTTTTCTCTTCTACAGGTATTAAGCCAACTTTAGCTAAAGCTTCTTTTACATCAGCCATTCTATCTAATATAATTCCTGAAGCTATAAATGTTCCATTCGTCTTAAGAAACTGTGGAATGACATCAGCTACACCAATTATAACATCAGCTATAATGTTTGCAACAATGATATCTGCTTCACCTTCAATGACATCAAGTAAATTGCCTTCGCTAATTGATACATAAGTAGAAACATTATTATGCATAACATTATCCTTCGCAACTCGAACAGCATTAGGGTCGATGTCTACACCAACCACATCCTTTACGCCTAGTTTAGCTGCACATATACCTAGAATTCCACTTCCACAACCAATATCTAATAATCGATCCGTTTCTTTTTTATAATTCTCAATAAGTTCCACACACATAGATGTTGTTTCATGGGTTCCTGTACCAAAGGCCATTCCTGGATCAATCTCAATAAGAATATCATTCTCCTTCAACTCATCAAAGGTCTCCCATGTTGGCTTAATGACAATGTGCTTACCAAGTCTAAAAGGTTTGTAATACTTCTTCCAATTATTGGCCCATTGCTCTTCTTTAACGCCTTTTACTTCAATCGTTCCTTTTCCTATCGGTAAATATGCAGACACTGACTCAAGTCGCTTTGAGATTTCTGATAGGTAGTTATCCATGTCTTCTTCCTCTGAAATATAGCATTTAATAATAACTTCTTCAGGATTATCACTTTGTACAAGGCTATCATCTACATAATCCCAAGCAGATTGATCTTTATCAGAAAAGAGAATATCTTTTGGATCAATAATCTCTACTCCTTTAATCCCTAGCTCCATTAATTCATAGTTGATGGCTTCCACAGCTTCTGTTACAGTTGTGATTCTGATTTGGTTCCAATTCATTAGTAGCTCTCCTTATTAGCCATGAATAGCATCATCAAAAGCATCTTTTACTTTATCAAAAAAAGTTTTCCTTTGTTGATGAACTTCATCGCCACTGATCTCTGCAAATTTTTTCAAATAGTCAACTTGTTCATTATTTAACTTCGTTGGTACTTCTACCTTCACTGTTACATACTGATCCCCACGATAGTTTTGATTTCGTAGATGTGGGATACCTTTACCTTTTAATCTGAAACGTGTATGGGTCTGAGTTCCTTCTTTAATAGAATACTTCACTGCTCCATCTAGTGTTGGTACTTCTAGTTCTGCACCTAACGCTGCTTGTACAAAGGTAATAGGAATCGTGCAATGAACGTCATATCCTTGTCTTTCAAACAATTGATGTGGTTTCACATAAACTGTTATAAGCAGATCTCCGCGTGGACCACCTAGTTCACCAGGTTCACCTTTACCTTGAAGGCGTATACTCTGACCATGATCAATACCTGCCGGTATATCCACTTCGATTTTTTTCTTATTCTTAACTTTCCCTGAACCATGACAAGTATTACATGGATCACTGATAATTTTTCCTCGACCGTGGCAGACACTACAAGTTCTTACTTGAGTCATAGCTCCAAATAAAGTGTTTTGTTGGATTCGCTCTTGCCCAGTACCATGACAACGAGAACACGTATCTGGCTTTGTACCTGGCTTAGCTCCTGAACCTTGGCAGGTTTCACAATCCTCTGTGATCATCACTTCGATAACTTTTGAAGTGCCAAAAGCAGCTTCATCAAATTCTATTTGAACTGATGTTCGAACGTCTCCACCACGACGCGGTCCATTTCTTCTTCCTCGATTACCGCCCATACCAAAGAAATCACCAAAAATATCACCGAATATATCACCCATGTCAAAATCATAGGTTCCACCTGCTCCACCATTACTAAATGCAGCATGACCAAATTGGTCGTATTTTGCTCTTTTATCAGCATTACTTAAAACATCATAAGCTTCAGAGGCTTCTTTAAACTTATGCTCTGCATCTTCATCATCTGGATTCATATCTGGATGGTACTGTTTTGCTAACTTACGATAAGCTTTTTTTAACTCTGCTTCCGTCGCATTCTTATCGACATCTAATACCTCATAATAATCTCTTTTTTGCTCCACTTACTCATTCACCACCGTTATTATTTATAGTTATTTCATAGGGAATAAAATCACCTGATTATTTTGTGTCTAAGTATTTCTTTTTCTATGCTTTCAAAGAAGCCAAAGATATGATCTTTGGCTTCTGTATTATTCCATCTATTTATTTTACACTTCTTTGAAGTCTGCGTCAACTACATCATCATCATTTCCTTGCTGTGGACCTTGGTTAGGATCTCCTTGGAAACCCGCTCCATCAAATCCAGCACCTTCTGGAGCACCTTGCTGTTGATATAATTTAGTTGATAACTCTTGGAAAAGTTGCATAAGCTTTTCTTTTTCAGCATTAATGTTATCAATATCCGCATCTGTCATAGTCTCAGGTGTAGTCTTTTCAAGAATATCTTTTAAGTTTTTCATTGATGCTTCAACGTTCGCCTTTTCGTTGTCATCAATCTTATCACCTAAATCTTTAAGTGTTTTCTCTAATTGGAATACAAGTGAATCTGCTTCATTTCTTGTATCAATAGCTGCTTTACGTTTTTCATCTGCTTCAGCAAATTGCTCAGCTTCTTTTACAGCTTTATCAATTTCATCGTCAGATAGATTAGTAGAAGCAGTAATAGTAATTTTTTGCTCTTTACCAGTTCCTAAGTCTTTAGCAGCAACATTAACAATACCATTAGCATCGATATCAAATGTTACTTCAACTTGAGGAATACCTCTTTGTGCTGGTGGAATACCATCTAATCTAAATCTTCCAAGGGTTTTATTATCTTTAGCCATTGGTCTTTCACCTTGTACAACGTGTATATCAACGGCTGTTTGATTGTCTTCTGCAGTAGAGAAAACTTGACTCTTCTTCGTTGGAATCGTCGTATTTCTTTCAATAAGATGAGTTGCTACACCACCAAGTGTTTCAATACCAAGTGATAATG contains the following coding sequences:
- the mtaB gene encoding tRNA (N(6)-L-threonylcarbamoyladenosine(37)-C(2))-methylthiotransferase MtaB, with product MKSVAFHTLGCKVNQYETEALKELFIDHEYEIKEFNEKADIYVINTCTVTNVAAKKSRQIISRAKKKNENALVIVVGCYVQNEPDQVAGLEGVNLIIGTDERNQIIEMINDFQRENELIKNVKDIKRVKTYEELKVHHNYGKTRSYIKIQDGCNQFCSYCIIPFTRGPIRSRQPDAIVEEIKQLVANGYKEVVLTGIHLASYGKDLKNINLFDIIKLVNDIDGLERIRLGSLEPTMITEEFVKGIKALDKLCPHYHLSLQSGCNKTLEEMNRKYSNEQYYNGVEILRKHLGNIALTTDIIVGFPGESEEDFLESYNFVQRVEFSEIHVFKYSPREGTKAAARNDQINGNVKEERSSKMIFLGKSMSKAYLQSFLGTSKDVLIEQVEEEGLYMGYTDNYMRVKLQSKEDDIKNKIINITLKAIKQDGNGYYLLGE
- a CDS encoding HPr family phosphocarrier protein, with translation MKSVEITLNSIDKVKSFVNIISKYDTDFDLVSGRYVIDAKSIMGIFSLDLSKPIRLDIHDNEEADAVIRDIKAYVVD
- the thiI gene encoding tRNA uracil 4-sulfurtransferase ThiI — encoded protein: MNQAFLIKYGEIAIKGKNRGQFENALVDCIRYALKDIGEFDVKKEQGRLFVEAKDEVDTEVVLETLGRVFGIVGICPVTVLDTNDFEAIKDAALTYMKENYGDKNVTFKVEVRRADKRYPMNSMEIAREVGADLLKNMNNLKVDVHQPEVRLRIELRNKTYLFSKIIPGLGGMPVGSNGKAMLMLSGGIDSPVAGWMIAKRGVSLEAVYYHSHPYTTDRAKQKVIDLGKIVAKYTGGMTLHIVPFTDIQLDIYDKCPHDQLTIIMRRIMMDIAERIAKKRGAIGLITGESIGQVASQTIQSLTCTNAAVKDLPVFRPLIGFDKQDIVDISEKIGTYETSILPYEDCCTIFVAKHPVTKPKLHVIERSERKLENMEEMIIKAIEDTEVIRL
- a CDS encoding cysteine desulfurase family protein gives rise to the protein MSEIYFDNGATTKPSDGVIKAMVRTLTEDYGNPSSLHHKGMKAEDYIKEAAENISKALGVEHSTIYFTSGGTESNNLAIKGVAEAYKRRGKHIIATKMEHKSVASPITYLRENYDYEITYLSINETGQINIEELRDAIREDTVLVTIMHVNNEIGAIQNLNEIGLCIKEKNANTLFHVDAIQSFGKLKINPKKSMIDLLSLSGHKFHGPKGAGALYMDKKVRLVSLFHGGGHQRGMRSGTENVSGIAGLGQATVEAMNQIQENMEHMKAIKTYFYDQLIDQIEGAHLNGPSVKDGAPHILSIRFDDVRGEVLLHSLESDNIYVSTGSACSSNRPEEKSPTLAGIGLGRKEIDETIRFSFSKFNTKEEADKVIVTLKALIPRLRMFTRK
- a CDS encoding 16S rRNA (uracil(1498)-N(3))-methyltransferase, producing the protein MARFFINPDQVSQGSIEIIGDDVNHIKNVLRISVGDDLTLCDGTGKDYEGTIDIISNTSIKIAVRQIIDSVNEPQLKVTLYQGLPKKDKMELIIQKAVELGVHEIVPVMMERVIVQLKDKKKEQKKVDRWNKISEAAAKQSRRGIIPVIKSPVSYQEAIKLSQANQLNLMAYENEKNSLKSVLEAHRDVRHIGILIGPEGGLTEVEVKEAIEQGFRSISLGKRILRTETAGLALTSVIMYAFDEM
- the prmA gene encoding 50S ribosomal protein L11 methyltransferase — encoded protein: MNWNQIRITTVTEAVEAINYELMELGIKGVEIIDPKDILFSDKDQSAWDYVDDSLVQSDNPEEVIIKCYISEEEDMDNYLSEISKRLESVSAYLPIGKGTIEVKGVKEEQWANNWKKYYKPFRLGKHIVIKPTWETFDELKENDILIEIDPGMAFGTGTHETTSMCVELIENYKKETDRLLDIGCGSGILGICAAKLGVKDVVGVDIDPNAVRVAKDNVMHNNVSTYVSISEGNLLDVIEGEADIIVANIIADVIIGVADVIPQFLKTNGTFIASGIILDRMADVKEALAKVGLIPVEEKTKGEWAALVYTKKV
- the dnaJ gene encoding molecular chaperone DnaJ → MEQKRDYYEVLDVDKNATEAELKKAYRKLAKQYHPDMNPDDEDAEHKFKEASEAYDVLSNADKRAKYDQFGHAAFSNGGAGGTYDFDMGDIFGDIFGDFFGMGGNRGRRNGPRRGGDVRTSVQIEFDEAAFGTSKVIEVMITEDCETCQGSGAKPGTKPDTCSRCHGTGQERIQQNTLFGAMTQVRTCSVCHGRGKIISDPCNTCHGSGKVKNKKKIEVDIPAGIDHGQSIRLQGKGEPGELGGPRGDLLITVYVKPHQLFERQGYDVHCTIPITFVQAALGAELEVPTLDGAVKYSIKEGTQTHTRFRLKGKGIPHLRNQNYRGDQYVTVKVEVPTKLNNEQVDYLKKFAEISGDEVHQQRKTFFDKVKDAFDDAIHG